The window CCGGCTATTTCAAGCAGCACAAGCCGCCGATGACGCCGCACGACCTGAAGGGGCTACCGTGCATCCGCTACCGTTTCTCCAGCGGCACCATGTATCGCTGGGAATTCGAGCGCGGCGGAATCGAGGTCGATATCGACGTCGCGGGGCCGCTGACCCTCAACGATCAGGACCTGATGGTCGACGCCGCGCTGGATGGCGTCGGTCTCGCTTACGTGTTCGAGGCGCAGGTGGAAGAGCTGATCGCCAAGCGCAAGCTCACCCGCGTGCTGGCCGACTGGTGCCCGGCCTATCCCGGCTTCTTTCTGTATTACCCGAGCCGCCGGCAGTTACCGGCAGCGCTGCGTGCCTTCGTCGATTTCGCCAAGACGTCGGCTGTGCCGAAAAAGAAGCCCTAGAACTTCTCCACCCACGGGCGGATTTCCAGCTCCGAACTCCAGGCGCTGCGCGGCTGCTGCAGCACGTTCCAGTAATTCACGGCGATGGCATCGGGATCGAGCATCGAGTCCGGTCTGTCAGCAGGCTCGGCGCGCACCGAACTGCGAATGCCGCCATCGATCACGAAATGCGCGACGTGGATTCCCTGCGGCGCAAATTCGCGCGCCAGCGACTGCGCCATGCCGCGCAGGGCAAACTTGCCCATCGCGAACGGTGCCGATTGCGCAAAGCCCTTGATGCTGGCGGAGGCGCCGGTGAACAGGATTGCGCCGCGCTTGTTCGGCAGCATCCGCTTCAGCGCCTGCTGCGCGACGAGAAAGCCGCCGAAGGCGCTGACGGCGATCGACTGCGCGACATCGGCGGGCGCGAGTTCGATGAACGGGCCGCGGGCGCGTTGACTGGCATTGTAGACCACGACATCGGGCACCCCGACATTCCCCGCGACATTGTCGAACAATCTTGCGACGTCATCGGGATTGGTGGCATCGCAAGCGAATGCCTTGGCTGATGTCTCCTTGCAGAGCGCGTCGAGTTTGCCGATGTTGCGCGCGGCCAAGGCGACGCGGATGTTCTGCTTGGCGAGCAGCCGTGCCAGCGAGGCACTGATGCCTTCTCCGGCGCCGACGATCAACGCGGTTTTGTACTGCGGAATATCCATGGGCTGCATTTCTCCGGGGCGGGGGCACTTTAT is drawn from Nitrobacteraceae bacterium AZCC 2146 and contains these coding sequences:
- a CDS encoding NAD(P)-dependent dehydrogenase (short-subunit alcohol dehydrogenase family) (product_source=COG1028; cath_funfam=3.40.50.720; cog=COG1028; pfam=PF00106; superfamily=51735), whose protein sequence is MDIPQYKTALIVGAGEGISASLARLLAKQNIRVALAARNIGKLDALCKETSAKAFACDATNPDDVARLFDNVAGNVGVPDVVVYNASQRARGPFIELAPADVAQSIAVSAFGGFLVAQQALKRMLPNKRGAILFTGASASIKGFAQSAPFAMGKFALRGMAQSLAREFAPQGIHVAHFVIDGGIRSSVRAEPADRPDSMLDPDAIAVNYWNVLQQPRSAWSSELEIRPWVEKF